AGGGGTAGGACCGGGCCGGCGGTGACACTTGAGTGCTAGGAAGCCTCGAAGGGAGGTGCCACGTTACCCCGGTAGCCGTCGTAGTATTGTAAGTGACTCTGGTCGTAGGTGAACTGGGTGGGCACGTGCCACAAAAGGGTGCTTGGGCGGTAACTTGAGATGATATCGGCGATTGGAGCCCGCGCCAGGAGACCTAGGGCGCGTGCGACAGTTGGTATGGGCGCCCAGGAATCTGGGGTCTGCCCGGGtcgagagaagggagggaggtgtACGGATGGGCACGTACCTACGAAATAGTACCCGCCAGGAGCCCCAAGCACCAGCTCCCCAGCCTGAAATAGAAGCTCTGAAGGTGAGAGAGGGTCCTGTTTGGGGGGACACCCCCACGCCGTTTATGCTCCCTACTCGCCTGAGTGACTACCGAGCTGAAGCCGGCTTCGCAGTAACGCCTGTCGTCTCCTAGAGAAGGCAAAAAGGAAGGGTCAGCGAAGCCCGCTCTGGGGGGTGGCGCGGAGCCGGGAGGCGGAGTCAAACGAGGGCGGGGCCACAGGGTAATAAGGGACGTGATTTCCTATCGACACCCAGTGGACATGACATGGGGGTGGAGTCAGGAACTGGGCCATCTGGGCGACCCCAGACTGCAAGCAGGATTTGGGAGAGTTGGAGGCCAGGAAAGATCGGGTGAAGGGGGCGGGGGCTAATGGATAACCGCCGCGAGTGGGCGGGGCCGAAACGGAGAGCGGAGCTCACTGAAATGATTTCTCTCGTAAAACTGGCTCATTTTGTTGTCCCGGCAGGGCGAGTACTCTGTGCGGTCGCCGTTTTGGAGCTGAGCCACGAAGCAGCCACCTACGGGCGTCTTCTGAGCCTCCTCCTCGTTCCTATCTAGGACGTTCCAGTGCTGCCAGGGGGCGCAGGCCTGAAGCAGAGCCagaggggagtggggaaggggcgGGACTCGGGTTCCTCCCTCCACGTGTCCCCGCCCTCCGTCTGCTCCCTGATCCCGGTCCGGTAGCGCCCACCACAATGCTGTCTCTCCAACTAACGACCGACGCCCCGAGTCCTTGCCCGGCCTTGAAGGTTTGGAAAGTTTGGGTGCCTATGCTTCGTGTTTCATCATCTGGAGGGCACAAGAAGGGGGTAGGGTGCTGAAGCCCGGCCGTCCGCGCTCCTTGTAgcccctccctttctcttcttgtgCGAGACTCACAGAGGTCGAAGGGCAGCGAGATGCACTGGCCGCCCTCGGCCTTCCAGGGGCACAGGAAAACGCCGCCGGTCTCCTCCTCGCTGTGGCCCAGGGTCCGTGGGGCGCCCACCACGACGTACACACTGCATAAGAAAGCTGGGTGAGCGCTCCGTGGATTCTGGGGTATCCCGTGCCACAATGCCTGTGCCGGGAGCACACCTCGGAAGGGCGGTGTGCCTTGAGGGTCACTGGATCTTTTCTCAGTGAGATGACACAGACCATAGAAGccaatcttttcattttatggccaGTGAAACTGACTCCCAGCGAGGAAAGTCACATACTCATCAGAAACCGCGGAACTTAAGGATAAAACTGAGACTATAACTTAGTAGATCTAGGTTCAAATGACAGCTCTATTGTATATAAAAGGTGGACAATACCAATCAATGCTGTCAggagaagtaaatgaaataaacgCATGAAAAACATTTATGCCAGTGCCAGACAAATAATACATAACGAGGGCTCCAAAaatgctgtaatttttttttctttttagtttgaaGGATGTTTACTAAGTAGTGCCCATGAGACCAGTAtctgaaaaagaggagaaagaagcaggagCAGGCAGGGGGCATTGAGTTGAGATTCAGACCGAATAATAGCCATGGGTCGATGTCCTGGGAACTTTGGAGCTAGAAAGATCCTCAGAACTGTCTGGAGTTGAGATGAGAGAGTCAGACCCTtaacctctcccctccctccacatTCCTCATTGACTGCTTCCTGGGGCACATTTGGAAGTGGGGGAGCTTTGAGGGAGGTGGCTCTCTTCAGCAGAGGCAACTCCCCAAGGTGCTGATACTTAAAGTTCATCTGCTATTGCTAGGCTCTGAAGCTGGACCTTAGTGTCCATCGCAATAAGGAATGAGCTCAGGGTTGTTCCTATAGCGAGAAAGAGCCAGGACTCTAATTTTAGCAGTCTGAATTTGCAGCCTGATCAATCCCAACCAATAATGCTCTATTGCTTCTTTTCAAATATCAATCATTTTGCTGGGTTGAGGGGATTGgaatagaaaagcaaaatgggaGTAGACAGACAATTTCACAGTTCTGCAGGTCAACTTAAGACATGTGCTCCTTTCTGTATTTCAAGGGGATGAGGGTGGAGTGGGTCATAAAACTGACCCTTGAGGAAAAAATAAGGCATCAACATGGGTCTCCCCTTTGTCTTTGCTCTGCTCAGCTCCCCACTGGTGCCTCTTGCTAACACCCCAGTATTCCTAACAAGAACTCAGCCCAAATAGACCCTGGAAATCATTTTGCTCAACCTCTATCACAAATGGGGAACTCAAGACCCACAGAAGCAGTGATGGTGGGGAAGTTTCCCAGGGCTCACCTCCCATTGCTGTTCTTGTAGAAGTCCAGTGAAAACCCAAAGTGGCTGCCATTAGGGCCTGTGTAGACAGTGAACTGCACTGAATCCAGGTTCAAGGCCCAGGTTGGAGGCATAGCACCGGGTCCCAAAAGCAGCTGCACCCACTCCAGAAGCCAGAGGGCACGAAGTAGACAAAGAGCTCTGGCCATCTTCCTTCTCCCACAGCCTCCTAGGCAGTACTGGGTTAGTGGCTTCCTCTTTCAGTTCCACCACAGGAAGTCTTTTCTTATCAACCTGAAACCTACTTGCTGAGTAGTAGGCAGAGTCCTGGGCCATATGGTTTCTAGGGTTGCTGGGAAGAGAGTAAGTCCACCCTGGGGGTGGATGCTTATGGTTGAAAGCCAATTCTTCCCTTTTCTTGAACGTATTTTATCATCAAGTCCTGCTGGTTCTGCTCAACAATATCTCTTGAATCTTCATTCCATTTCTGCTACCACCACACTAGTCTAAACCACCGCTGCTTCCTGCTTGGGATAATGCAACATGCCTCCACTCTAGCCCAGTTCTACAggtcctcctccccgccccccacagtTCCCTGCGCTGCCAAGGCACACTGTGACTTGGTCAGAAGTGGGGGAAGGAGTGAGGAAGCTCCTGGCCCTGATAAGACCCGAGGCTGCTGTATCCTTAAAAGAATAAGGCACTTATCCACTTCCTCCTTCTGGGACCTTTGGCAGCTTCACTCAGTCATATTGGCACAATAGCTTCCTCACTCACCCTCCGTCCAGGGCCAAGTCTTAATGTGGCCACAGCAATGTAGCCAGTGCTGGGGGAGGGGTAGTGAATGGATCCTGGCTgaagggaggagatggggataaAGTGGAGTCATCCCAGGGTGTTCTGGCTCACAGGCTCTGAGATTTGCACCAGCTGTTCAGTTGAAGGCAGGTCTAACTCCTTCTTGGGTGACAGAGCTCTTGTCCAATCACTAAGACCTGATTCTAGTGGGGTCATTGCCTAGGGGATGCCTCCCTCAATTCCTCGGGCTGGCACTCTGGGGTTAACACACAGGGATGCAGCACTGATCACTCTGCTTAGTCATGGTCTGTTCACTGGATTTTGTCCACAGGCCCCTTGAGAATGAGGTTCCTTTCTGGTGCCCCAGGACCTAGCCAAGAGCCCATCACACTGTAGGCATTGCCGACAGACTGAATAGCAGCAGGCACTGAGGATTGGAAGATGCAAATGCAGGCTCACACagtggaaagaaaaggaatagtTTTGAGCAGAAAGGGCACTTTTTAACGGATGTTCAGAGGAAGAGGCGTGCCAAGCAAGTCTTACTGGCGCACTGCATTGTCTTCCCAAAAAAGCAGGTTGTCAGGAAGGAAATTTGAGAGATCTGCTGGGGTAAAGAACATAGTCACATTGCTTttgctcatattttctttttaaatatttatttggctgcgttgggtcttagttgcatcatctGGGATCTTTCCTTGCAGTGCACGGGTTCTGTAGTTGCGGTGTGGGAACTGTTGCTccttggcgtgtgggatcttaagtttcccaaccagggatcgaacccaagttctctgcattgcaaggtggattccactggactaccagggctGTTAGATTTTCTGATCAAACTTAACCATCATCTTATCCCGCCCAACTCCCCAGGCCATTCTGGAATCCCTGCAGCACCGCCTTTGCCCTCATAATTCACCTCCTTTGAGCACACAGCTCAAAATCCTATCCCTTTCTAGGTTAGAAGCACCTTGAACTTTAGTCTGGGCCTCCTTCACTGCTGAATTCCCAGTGCCAAGCTCACAGCAAGCACGTAATACTTAGTCCTGTACTTAGCTTCCACCCTCCCAGTCCTTAGCTGAGTGGAACTGTATTACTGGTGTACCGTGTAGCCCCAAATTAACTCACACTTCACCAAGGTTTTTAATAAATTCTCGTTCTGTTCAAGACATTGAGTGGTAAGAGATATAAAGACAGTTGTCAAGGATCCTTAAAAAACAGTCCAGAGAGAGTTAAGACGTGACATGAACACATATAACTGCAGCAGAATAGTAAATGCCTTGAAAAAGGTAGGGGTGATACCTAGCTGAAGTGATTTATATTATCAGCTTCTTCATAACAACGCTATGAATTAGCTACTATTATGTCCCTTTTAGAAATGCTAAAACTGTGGCATGGAGTTTTAGGTAAATAGTCCAAGTGTACACAGAGTGGCAAAAACTGTGTGTCAAACACATTTGTGCTTGAACTCACGTTCTTAACCATTGTACTATATTGCCTTTTGTCAGAGAATGAAGGGGTTTTTCGACAAAGGAAGTAACAGCAGAACACAGAGGTCAGTTATAGAGAAAGGTAAGTAGTCAACACAGGGGAGGACTGGGGCATGAGGGTGGAATGAAGGCTGGGGTCTCATCACTGCAGGTCCCTGAATGTCTGAGAAATCTGAACTTTAATTCATAGGAGATGGAGAATCAgatgttttaattaataaatcaGGGAATAAGATACATGATAAATGGTGCTCCAATCAGAATTATACTAGCTGCCTATGGATAGAAgggattagaaaaggcaggaCTTAGTGGGAAGATCAGATGGATGGTGCCTACCATCCTCTCAGTTAAAGGTGATGAGGCCTGAACCAGGGTACTGGTGGCAGGAGCAAAGGAGGGCAGAGATTACACAATCAGCACCTGCCATGTGGTAGGGAGGTGTCAAAAGTAATTCAGAGCTATGCTGGCTGGCTGGTAGGATGGGTAGTATCATTAACTCAAACAGGATCAGATTTGGGAAGGGACAGTTTTGGTATTCAATAGATTCTATTCCTTGTGGGAGTGCTGTTGGGGACACAGCTGAGTTGACAGTAGGCAGAGGAGGGCTGACACATTGCTCTCACTTTTCCATCCCATCAGCCTAAGTCTTCGAATCTCTCAATGAATGCTAAGCCTTCATGAAGTCAACAATTGCTGAACTACCATGGGTCTGGCAGTGAGCTAGGCAATGTGGAGGATATAGAGAAAAATCTTCATCTTTGATGTTTCCTTGCTAAATCCTGCATAATCCTGTTACTAATagtattttgctttgcttttatctTTCTTGAACACATAATCAAAATGTTACTGAAAGTGTTCAACTCCCTACATAAAACACTAGTCTAagggattaagaaaaaaaaaaaaaagtataagaatTGGTCCCTACACTCTCAAGAGTTTACTATTTTACTGGGAAGCAGCGAGTACTAAATGAACCACAATTCTGAAAATCCAGTATATCCGAGTCAGGGAGGCCAGCCAGGAAAAGGCTGCAATAATTCAGACACGGGATGAGGTGATGGTACCCCTGGCAAACAAGAATGGAAAGGGTTGACAAGGCCTGAATTAGTCACTGAGGGTGTAGAGGAGGAAGAACTTCCATGTTGCAGCCCAGGCGGCTGAGGCAGGTAGCAGAACCCTTGCTGTAATCAGGCAGCCGCACAGACCTTCACATGGAGGATCTCTACAGGTCAGTCTGCCTCTTTGCTGACACCTTGCCTGCTCAgaacaccactttttttttttttggctgtgccacaagacttgggggatcttagttccctgactagggactgaacccaagccaTGGTGGtgaaaatgcagagtcccaaccaccagaccgccagggaatttccacttttcattttctaacaTCCTTTACTTGGGGGCGGGGATTTTGCTATTTTAGAGAAATAGGCAGATCTGAGTTGAGCATCCAACTCAAGGTTCAAGTGGAATAGCTTCTCTTTTCAAGGGGAGAATACAACTGTGTAAGAAtaggaaaatagaaatagacaTTGTACTGTTCCTTCTTGAAAGGCTGAAGAAGAGAGGAAACGAATTCATCACTACAGGACTATGGTAAGCATTTGATGCACAATCTCCCCTGCCTTTTGCATATAGAAGAGTAGAGAATTTTATCTGCTCAGTAACAATTAGCACATTCTTCCTTTTACCAGGTAGCTCTCTAGCACTGTACTCATAGTAAAGGGTTGAGAATAACTCAGGACTGGTACTGGAGGACTCAGGACTCTGGCAGGGAAGGCCAGGCAGGTGACTCATTTCAATTGCCCTGAAGTCCACTCAAAAGCCCCCAAatcgggatttccctggtagtcgaGATTAAGATTCcacgcttccactgtagggggcacaggttcaatccctggtcagggaaagatcctgcatgccacccaatgcagccaaaaagaaaaacaaatctgggAGAGTTGGTGGAAAGGAGATATACATTCCAAGACATCTACGTAAGACTGACAGAAACTTAACCATCACTTCCTCCCACAACACAACGTTTCACCTCTACTTGCACAGACTGAGCTTTGAGAAGCACAATCTAAACATCATAAACAGCTGGTTCATAAGAATCTATCCTTTGACCACTTCATACAAGATGTTATTTGTGACCCATaactccatcccttccccactcAGTGGATGGGGCAACAATCACGACAGACTCTAAAGTTTCCACAAATCATTGGTTTATTAGAAAGTTCCTTTCCCTAATTTTACAGCGTATATATCTCTATCATATGTGATAAAGTTAAATACAATCTGTTATGCTTGTAAGTAAGGATAGattattttgtttctccttttagttttaaaatcactattgtggaaattaaaggaaactGCCCCCAGGAAGGTAGAGAGGCAGCCAGAGTATGGCTCAATCTACAAGCTAATGGGAAGCAGCACAAAAATGTTAATactgtattatttaaatatttacatgggctgaaagcaaagaaaaatgagtCCCTTCACTTCAAACAGATGATTTCATTTTCCAGTGCTATTTATCAAAAAAGTGATGCTTCTGAATCAGATGAGGAGCACTGAACAGGTAGAAGGCTCAACAGAGTCTCTGTTTGCCCAGCACTTGCTTGACATGAACTCAAAGCCTTTCTGTCTTGGACATTGAAGAAGAAAGGCAGAACACGGAGCCCTGGCCCATGTACgtagggttttgtttttcctgtcagGTGACCAGCCAACCAATTCTAGCCACAGGAGTAGGTAAGGAAATTCCCAACAGGGAAGTTCTAACTACATCAAAGAAGACGAGATCTACAAGATGAACACCTTTGGGTCATTGTACTCATCAGGACTGAGAGCCAGGTGAAAggtaagaagaggaggaagaggaattcAGGTGGTACTGCCTCTGCTAAGTGtcatgagagaaaagaaaaaaggaatcttTACTGCCTAAACTAAGCTGGGTAGAGGCATGGAAACTATAAAGCAAAAAAATCTGCAGAATCTAAAAATGTGCTCACCTCAATTAGAGGAGGAAGACCGTCCCAACTCTACCACGCTCCAGTCTACTTCTACTTCAGTTTCTAGCCAacccaaaaggcacatgaaaaattTTTGTCAGAGGGGGCTAAGTACTAGGAAGGCAAATGGACTGCCTGGGACAGGCACCCTGGAAACCCAGGAATCCCCAAGGACAATCACTTTGAATCTCACTGCTTCCAGAGAATAAAGCTCTTGAATCTCTCTCCTCCTCCGTGGGGCCCACCAGTTTCTCTGTatgaaatggcaaaccacatAAGGGAGACTGTCAAAACTATTCCTCAATACCCCTAGCTGACTGCAGCCCGTTAGTTCAAAACTCCCAGTACTGGCGGCACCACTTACTGCAAATTAggtctcagcaaaaaaaaaagttaagcaaTGTtcctctttttaacatttttatggtTCATAACTTCAAAAAATACATGAACTTGATAAAATATACATGCTTAGTCATTTTTGCATCTAGCAGAaaacaaatactttattttttgttttgttttcatttgataaCCTTTAAAGTTTCTTAATTCAACTAGGGCAAACATATTTACACAAAGCCACCAGAACAAGGATCACTTAAAGAGCTGGATGTAAAAAATATTATTGCAGTATACTACAAATATGGAACCTTTTTTATATGAGCTACAAAAAGCAGCATTTACGTTTATAGAGTTCAGTGcaattttttacattaaaaaaatcctatAAATTAAGAAGGAAACATCAACATGACAGAAGAAAATACACCCTTCGGACACATGAGCTCCTCTCTGTTCCGCAGCTTCTATTCATGATACGATCTTCTTTTCTGGGATATGCAGATGTCTCTTCTGGGATGAGGGACACAAGGACAACAGTGCCAAACGTGTGGCTCTGTTTGTGTGGGAAGTGGATCAAATGACAGCCTGAGTGGCATCTGGTTCCAGGTCAGACTCCCTTTCCACCTCACTCGGGATAAATAAGGTCACCAAGGTCAAAGACACTGAGAAGGCAGGACCGGATGGACAACCCGCCAACCAGAGaggaggaaaatgttttaaaatttatacacagAAGTGCAGAGGATAAAAagtagagggaggaggggagtaTCTAAACTCGACAGTTTGGGGATGTTGCCGAAGAGGGGTGGGTAGCACTTACTGGTGTTCCCTAGCCTAGAAAcacaggagagggagggacaaacagaaaaggaaaaagggaaaaaaaatccctgataGTAAACCCAAAGCAAACCTCAAATCTAAAACCACCCCTGCAAGCCAAAACTCACTTCTTTGGCTGTCAGACACTGCCCATTCCAGCTTCTACTTGCTGGTATTAATGGCTCGACACCCCAAAGGAAGATGCATGGGTCACCTTCCCTGGCCCTGTCTGGGCTCCTGTCCCCTAACTCATGTGCCATGGCTGGGGGGGTGCTGCAGGTCCTGACCTGAGAAGATGGGGTGAAGTAGTGGGTGAAGGTGGAGGGCAGTGGCAGCTGCTGCAGCAGGCCGGGGAGCCAGCAGGGTAGGGTAGAGGGCAGCGTGTGGAACAGGGTGGAAGGTGAAGGGCCCGGGATGGATGGCTGAGGCAGGAATGATGTGGATGGGGTGGCTAGCCAGAAAGGTGGCGGGATGACCAGGGATGATGGAGTGAGTGAGGTGGGACAAGGAGATGGGGgtcaggtggggctgggggataTGATGCACTTGGGCTAGtggctgggggtgagggtgggggtgaaTGCCAATGGCAGCGGCAGCTGCTGCGGCATGATGCTGTAGGATGGCATGCTGCACAGTTGTGATGGAGGTGGCAGAGGCCGTGGCCGGCTGCTGAATGTGGATAGGCTGCAAGGCTGGAGTGGCTGGGGCCAGGGCGGCCGAAGCGGGGAAGGCCTTCACCTGCTTGGCCAGAAGCTGCTGCTGGATGTGCTGCTGTGCGGCCTGCTGGAGCTTGCTGTACTTCTCCATCTCCTCGGGAGTGAAGGTGATGGGCTGGCTCTCCAGTGGGGCGAGGGATGCATCCTCGGCTCCATCAACTGACTCAATACTGGGTTCCCCACTGGGCGGTGCGTAACCGGGGAAGGGCTCGAGGTCTGATGCTATAGGCAGCAAGCTGGACTCCACGGGGCCTGGCTGACTGCCACTATCCAGGGACTCAAGGGTGTCCCCGTCGCTGGGGTCAGGGAGGTAGTTATGGGAGATGGATGGGTCCCCAGGATAGCAGTCAGAGTGCACTGGGGTGCCTAGCGGAGCCACAGGGTGATCAGCAGTAGCTTCTTCAGACTTTGGCTCTTCTGGGGGTGGGTCTGATAAGGGGCCAGCTGTCTCCTCTGAGGGGAACTGATGTCCAAATGGAGCATCACTATTCCCTGGAGGCCCTTCTTCTGTCTCTGACTGTTCTTGCTCTTCTCCCCTTTCTAAGCCAGACTCTTCACATTTCTTGGCGTTGGGCTTTCGGGTAGCTGGGAGCTTCCCTATCAGAGGAAGGACAGGCTTGTTGCCAAGAGAAGGGGGGAGCTTGGGTCCAAAATAACCTTGTGGGGGGTCCTTGAGCTTGAGACCGGCTTTATTAGGGGTGGCCAGCACCTCCTCACTCATACTGGGTTTCCTCTCCACTTTCCTTGACTGAATCTTTTCCAGCAGCAGCTTGGCAGTGACAGAGTTCTTGtcttcagggctgcagtcaccttctgacCCTCTTCCTGGGCCAACGCTGCTGTTCTGGGAGGGTGGGCCTATTCCCTTACCATCATCTCCTCTGccgtcttctttcttcttctccccaGGACCTTCTCCCCGGCCTGATCGGTAGTAATGGGGAGACTGGGAGCGGTAGATTTTAGAGCGAATGAAGTCTCGACGACCAGAACGCCTCTCTTCAGGGCTCTCGTGCCCCCACGATCCCTTCCTGGAGCCTGATCTCTGTGAAGGGCTCCGGGTGCTGCGGCTGCGGTCCCGGCTATAGCTCCGACTCCGCTGCCAGCTGTGGGCTGTGGTGCTGCGGCTTCTCCTTTTGCTCCGGCTGCGACTACAGCTGCTGCTGCGGCTACGGCCCCTGGATCTTGAGCGCTCTCTGGTATGACTCCGAGATCGGCTTCGGGATTGGCTGCCACTGAGGCTATAGTCATCATCAGAAGATGAATATTTGTGCCGCTTGGACCGGTGCTTGGAGCTGGCGTAGTCTGAGTCATCAGAGTCATGGGAGCGCTTGGAGTGCCTTCGTGACCGGTCACTATAGTCACTATAGCTGTCATCAGAGTAACTGTGTTGTCTACTATAGCAGCTCTGGTCTGAAGAAGCATCTGAGCTACTGGAGTAAGAGCGCCGGGAGGAATGGCGAGAGGAATGGTGCCGGCCAGACCGTGAGCGGCTTCGGGAATGCTCACTGCCCgactcttcctcttcctcctcctcctcctcctcctcctcctcactgtaCTGGGATGGAGACTTCTGGTGCAGCCGGCGTGATGATGCATCATCACTGTCCTCATCTCCACTACTGGGTCGACTTCGATGGCTGGATCGGCTGCTCCGCTTGGTGCCAGCTCTTCGCTGGCAGGATGATGCGGGAGGTTCACCCCTGTGTTTCCTCCCACTATGATCTTGGGCGCTCCCACTGCCTCCGCCTTCATCCTTCTTGCCGCTGCTCCCTTCCTCAGCTGGAAGGGATCTCCGCTGCGAATCATCCTGGGCTCGCCGCCGTCTTCTTGGTGGTGCAGGGCTACCACTACCAGGGGGTTCTGGTTTGGGCCCCCGTTCAGAATCTGCTGGGGCTgatgatttattcttttttcgTTTTCGCTTCTTGCGCTTCTTAGACTTCTCCCCAGATTCTGCCTTAGAGCTTTTCTCTTCTGGGTCAGCCCTGTGTTTCCGTTTATGTTTGCTGGATTTtttgtgcttctttttctttttgtgtcgGTGGGACTTCCCAGATCGTTCTTTCTTGCTAGGAaggcttctccctgtgtcttctgtCTCTGATCCATGGCTACCCCCCGGCTCCTGCTTATTTAGGCCGCTACAGGCAGCCCCTGAAGCAGGTGCATCGATTCTGCCTCCTGAAGAATGTTGAacactctcttcctcctcctggctTTTATGTAGCTCACTAGGATCAAGGCCTTGGAGATGGTCCTTTGAGGAGCCTCCTATGTCCTTTGGCTTTTCTGTCCCTTTTGCTCTGGCATCTTTGTTCCTTGAAAGCTTGAAGTCAAAATACAAAGGGTTACAACTGTACGAAATGGAGGGTTCTGCCTTCGTGAAAATTAACAGTTCTGATGGCCACTGGAGGGCAGTGCTTTCATCTTTGCTTAAAACCGGAAAGAAAGGACCAGTTGGATGTTTGGGTCCCTCCCGGCTTTCTCTCCCTGCTGGAGTAGCCTGAGAAGTTTCTTTATGAGGGTCAGACTCACACATTTGGATCTCTGAATCCTTCTGACTCTGAATCTCTAAACTATGCTCACTTACATCCCCTCCTGAGGGCTTCTTTGTCTCAGCTTTGCTTCCAGGCTCTGAGGGCTCAGCCGCACTGGTTTCCATTTGCTGTTCGGAGACTTCACTGACTGTCTTTTCTGGTCCTTGGCTTGCTGTCACCTTGATGCAGCCTTTAGGCTTGGGAGAACTACTTTTTTTGCTGTCTAGGGCATTCTTTGGGTGTGTACTATTATCACCTTCCATTTGTTCACTGGCTCTCATaaagagcagaaaaggaaaattaggTTTTACTTTGCAGTGTGCTGGGGGGATGTAGTGGTAATACTCTGGCTCTGTAGCCCCAGCTCCTTCTTCtcgcttcattctttttaacttaGATAATGTTGAGGCAAGGGACCCTCCGTCCTGAGGGTCTTCATCCTCTTTTTTACCATCGAGATTACTGCTACCATCAGAATCTCCCACCTTCTGCAGTCCTTGGTCTGCACCCTTTTCATCAGCTTTTGTTCCATCATCAGAGGTCCCTTCCTCTGCGTGGTCCTTGAAAACTGATGCTATTGATTCGAGCTTGACAGGAGCCTTCTTGGCAAAGGAAAATGACACTCCCAATTTTTGTAGTGGGGTCCCCAGATTATTCTTAATGCCAAAACTGATGCCTTGAGAGGCTGGCCCAGGAGCCTGTGCCAGCCCAGTGGTATTAGTGATTTGTACTGCAGTGAATGGGCCTCCTTTATCCGTGGAGAATTCAGATCCCAGGCCACAAGCGGCAGCGGTACTTGTGCCACTGTTTGTTGCTGATTCATCCTTCTCATCATCTCCAGCTTCTTCATCTACAGCCACTGTGGTTGGTCTGAACATGGGACCACTTCCAGGTGCACTATACAAtggtttagaaaaatgaaaaacaaacaaaaaaacaggtttAGGGGTACATTTCATACTATGttatttttttggccgtgccacaaagcatgcaggatcttagttccctgaggagggatcaaacccatgctccctgcagtggaggcacagagtcttaactgttggaccaccagggaagtccctcatacTTCTAAAACACTTCTCTCTTATGTTTGACCATTCATCACAGGCAGATCTTAAAGACACTGAATGGTGGTCCTTCCTCAGCACTATGCTAACGGAAGGAACTTGCTCAGTAAGGTAAGGCAAAGTCTCATATTGCTAATCTACCGAGCTACATTCATAGGGATAGACAGTTACTGCTGTTTCTTCCTAAGCTGTCTAAATACTGAGGTTTAACCTCACAACTGAATACACTATCATTACCATCTGGCATAGCCCACCTGTCTTGTATCTGCTCTCAATTTTTACTGTACCATCCTACCCATCATTATGCTACCAAACAT
The DNA window shown above is from Bos javanicus breed banteng chromosome 19, ARS-OSU_banteng_1.0, whole genome shotgun sequence and carries:
- the GPATCH8 gene encoding G patch domain-containing protein 8 isoform X1, with translation MADRFSRFNEDRDFQGNHFDQYEEGHLEIEQASLDKPIESDNIGHRLLQKHGWKLGQGLGKSLQGRTDPIPIVVKYDVMGMGRMEMELDYAEDATERRRVLEVEKEDTEELRQKYKDYVDKEKAIAKALEDLRANFYCELCDKQYQKHQEFDNHINSYDHAHKQRLKDLKQREFARNVSSRSRKDEKKQEKALRRLHELAEQRKQAECAPGSGPMFRPTTVAVDEEAGDDEKDESATNSGTSTAAACGLGSEFSTDKGGPFTAVQITNTTGLAQAPGPASQGISFGIKNNLGTPLQKLGVSFSFAKKAPVKLESIASVFKDHAEEGTSDDGTKADEKGADQGLQKVGDSDGSSNLDGKKEDEDPQDGGSLASTLSKLKRMKREEGAGATEPEYYHYIPPAHCKVKPNFPFLLFMRASEQMEGDNSTHPKNALDSKKSSSPKPKGCIKVTASQGPEKTVSEVSEQQMETSAAEPSEPGSKAETKKPSGGDVSEHSLEIQSQKDSEIQMCESDPHKETSQATPAGRESREGPKHPTGPFFPVLSKDESTALQWPSELLIFTKAEPSISYSCNPLYFDFKLSRNKDARAKGTEKPKDIGGSSKDHLQGLDPSELHKSQEEEESVQHSSGGRIDAPASGAACSGLNKQEPGGSHGSETEDTGRSLPSKKERSGKSHRHKKKKKHKKSSKHKRKHRADPEEKSSKAESGEKSKKRKKRKRKKNKSSAPADSERGPKPEPPGSGSPAPPRRRRRAQDDSQRRSLPAEEGSSGKKDEGGGSGSAQDHSGRKHRGEPPASSCQRRAGTKRSSRSSHRSRPSSGDEDSDDASSRRLHQKSPSQYSEEEEEEEEEEEEESGSEHSRSRSRSGRHHSSRHSSRRSYSSSSDASSDQSCYSRQHSYSDDSYSDYSDRSRRHSKRSHDSDDSDYASSKHRSKRHKYSSSDDDYSLSGSQSRSRSRSHTRERSRSRGRSRSSSCSRSRSKRRSRSTTAHSWQRSRSYSRDRSRSTRSPSQRSGSRKGSWGHESPEERRSGRRDFIRSKIYRSQSPHYYRSGRGEGPGEKKKEDGRGDDGKGIGPPSQNSSVGPGRGSEGDCSPEDKNSVTAKLLLEKIQSRKVERKPSMSEEVLATPNKAGLKLKDPPQGYFGPKLPPSLGNKPVLPLIGKLPATRKPNAKKCEESGLERGEEQEQSETEEGPPGNSDAPFGHQFPSEETAGPLSDPPPEEPKSEEATADHPVAPLGTPVHSDCYPGDPSISHNYLPDPSDGDTLESLDSGSQPGPVESSLLPIASDLEPFPGYAPPSGEPSIESVDGAEDASLAPLESQPITFTPEEMEKYSKLQQAAQQHIQQQLLAKQVKAFPASAALAPATPALQPIHIQQPATASATSITTVQHAILQHHAAAAAAAIGIHPHPHPQPLAQVHHIPQPHLTPISLSHLTHSIIPGHPATFLASHPIHIIPASAIHPGPFTFHPVPHAALYPTLLAPRPAAAAATALHLHPLLHPIFSGQDLQHPPSHGT